A part of Gammaproteobacteria bacterium genomic DNA contains:
- the hisF gene encoding imidazole glycerol phosphate synthase subunit HisF, giving the protein MGLAKRIIPCLDVDKGRVVKGVKFLGIRDAGDPVEIARRYDEQGADELVFLDITASHEERETLVHVVDAVAGQVFIPLTVGGGVRTPADVRRMLSAGADKVAMNTAAVGNPGLVGEAAARFGAQCIVVAIDAKQVKTAAGEPPRWEVFTHGGRKGTGRDAVAWAQQVAALGAGEILLTSMDRDGTKDGFDLGLTRAVSDAVSIPVIASGGVGTLQHLVEGIRQGHADAVLAASIFHYGEYSVQEAKRYLAARGIEVRL; this is encoded by the coding sequence ATGGGACTGGCCAAACGCATCATTCCCTGTCTGGACGTGGACAAGGGCCGCGTCGTCAAGGGCGTGAAGTTCCTCGGCATCCGCGATGCCGGCGACCCGGTGGAAATCGCCCGCCGCTACGACGAACAGGGCGCGGACGAACTGGTGTTTCTGGACATCACCGCCTCTCACGAGGAGCGGGAAACCCTGGTCCACGTGGTGGACGCGGTGGCCGGCCAGGTGTTCATCCCCCTCACCGTGGGGGGTGGGGTGCGCACGCCCGCTGATGTGCGCCGCATGCTCAGCGCCGGGGCCGACAAAGTGGCCATGAACACCGCCGCCGTGGGGAACCCCGGGCTGGTGGGGGAAGCCGCCGCCCGTTTTGGCGCCCAGTGCATCGTGGTGGCCATCGATGCCAAGCAGGTCAAAACCGCAGCCGGTGAGCCTCCCCGCTGGGAAGTCTTCACCCACGGCGGCCGCAAGGGCACGGGCCGGGATGCCGTGGCGTGGGCGCAACAGGTGGCAGCGCTGGGCGCCGGCGAAATCCTGCTGACCAGCATGGACCGGGACGGCACCAAAGACGGCTTTGACCTGGGCCTCACCCGGGCGGTGAGCGACGCCGTGTCCATCCCCGTCATTGCGTCCGGCGGGGTGGGCACGCTGCAGCATCTGGTGGAGGGAATCCGGCAAGGGCATGCCGACGCTGTCCTGGCCGCCAGTATTTTTCACTACGGTGAATACAGCGTGCAGGAGGCCAAGCGTTACCTGGCCGCGCGCGGTATCGAGGTGCGCTTGTGA
- the tatA gene encoding twin-arginine translocase TatA/TatE family subunit, which translates to MGISVWQLLIILLIVLLLFGAKKLRGLGSDLGGAVKGFRDAMGDDKDRDEAPAAAAKPAGQLESQASGPARGATMEGEAAAKSEPKEKA; encoded by the coding sequence ATGGGTATCAGTGTTTGGCAGTTGTTGATTATTTTGTTGATCGTGCTGTTGTTGTTTGGCGCCAAGAAGCTGCGCGGTTTGGGCAGCGATTTGGGCGGTGCAGTGAAAGGCTTCCGGGACGCCATGGGCGATGACAAAGACCGGGACGAGGCACCGGCCGCGGCCGCCAAGCCCGCCGGGCAACTGGAGAGCCAGGCGTCAGGCCCGGCCCGGGGCGCCACCATGGAGGGTGAGGCGGCCGCCAAGAGCGAACCAAAAGAAAAGGCGTAG
- the tatB gene encoding twin-arginine translocase subunit TatB, with protein sequence MFDIGFWEITLIAVVALLVVGPQEFPALVRNIGRLLGRVRRFVGSVKTEFETEINKAEEIKQRIAEEARIAEAHKILDEKRFAAVRAEETAKASVTGSGAPSPSPADGNKNEAAKT encoded by the coding sequence ATGTTCGACATCGGCTTTTGGGAAATCACCCTCATCGCCGTGGTGGCGCTGTTGGTGGTGGGGCCGCAGGAGTTTCCCGCCCTGGTGCGCAACATCGGCCGCCTGCTGGGCAGGGTGCGCCGCTTCGTGGGATCGGTGAAGACCGAGTTCGAGACCGAAATCAACAAGGCCGAAGAAATCAAGCAGCGCATCGCCGAGGAGGCCCGGATCGCGGAAGCGCACAAAATTCTCGACGAGAAACGCTTCGCTGCGGTGCGCGCCGAAGAGACCGCCAAGGCTTCGGTGACCGGCTCCGGGGCTCCGTCCCCATCCCCCGCTGACGGAAACAAGAATGAGGCGGCAAAAACCTAA
- the hisA gene encoding 1-(5-phosphoribosyl)-5-[(5-phosphoribosylamino)methylideneamino]imidazole-4-carboxamide isomerase, which produces MLVIPAIDLKDGKCVRLRQGRMEEDTVFSDDPVATAGRWVSAGAKRLHIVDLNGAFAGRPVNAEVIRRICEAHPEVPIQVGGGIRDDDTIETYLDMGVSYVVLGTNAVNVPHFVGDACSEFPGHIIVGLDAKDGKVAIDGWSKLSNHDVIDLAQRFEREGVDAIIYTDISRDGMMSGANLEATRALAQAIHIPVIASGGIASLDDIHKLAELAGDGVMGAVVGRALYEGEIDLAEAQQLVDDAG; this is translated from the coding sequence ATGTTGGTTATTCCAGCCATCGACTTGAAAGACGGAAAATGCGTGCGCCTGCGCCAGGGACGGATGGAGGAGGATACGGTCTTCTCCGATGATCCCGTGGCCACCGCCGGCCGCTGGGTGAGCGCCGGCGCGAAAAGGCTGCATATCGTCGATCTCAACGGCGCCTTCGCCGGGCGGCCGGTGAATGCCGAGGTGATCCGGCGGATCTGCGAGGCCCATCCCGAGGTGCCGATTCAGGTGGGTGGCGGCATTCGCGATGATGACACCATCGAAACCTATCTCGACATGGGCGTGAGCTACGTGGTGCTGGGCACCAATGCGGTCAATGTGCCCCATTTCGTCGGCGACGCCTGCTCGGAGTTTCCCGGTCACATCATCGTGGGCCTCGATGCGAAAGACGGCAAAGTGGCCATAGATGGCTGGTCCAAGCTGTCCAATCACGATGTCATCGACCTGGCCCAGCGTTTCGAGCGGGAGGGCGTGGACGCCATCATTTACACCGACATCAGCCGCGACGGCATGATGAGCGGTGCGAATCTGGAGGCGACGCGGGCCCTGGCCCAGGCCATTCATATTCCCGTCATCGCCTCCGGCGGCATCGCCAGCCTGGACGATATCCACAAGCTGGCGGAACTGGCCGGGGACGGTGTGATGGGCGCGGTGGTGGGCCGCGCTCTGTACGAGGGCGAGATCGACCTGGCCGAGGCGCAACAACTGGTGGACGACGCGGGCTGA
- a CDS encoding phosphoribosyl-ATP diphosphatase yields the protein MNDVLQRLAGVLERRKGAAPDSSYVASLYAGGVDTILKKIGEEATETVIAAKGDDQQALVHEMADLWFHTLVLLAQQGLGPDDVLRELERRFGLSGLEEKARREG from the coding sequence GTGAACGACGTATTGCAGCGCCTGGCCGGGGTGCTGGAACGCCGCAAGGGCGCCGCGCCGGACAGCTCCTATGTTGCCAGCCTGTACGCCGGGGGCGTGGACACGATACTGAAAAAAATCGGCGAAGAGGCCACCGAGACCGTCATTGCCGCCAAGGGGGACGATCAGCAGGCGCTGGTGCACGAGATGGCCGATCTGTGGTTTCACACCCTGGTGCTGCTGGCCCAGCAGGGCCTGGGGCCGGACGATGTGCTCCGGGAGCTGGAACGGCGCTTTGGTCTGTCCGGCCTGGAGGAAAAGGCGCGCCGTGAGGGGTAG
- the hisI gene encoding phosphoribosyl-AMP cyclohydrolase, translating into MTPAWLDQVRWNSDGLVPAIAQDAVSGRVLMLAWMNREALAETAASGRAVYWSRSRGRLWRKGERSGHVQTVRELRLDCDGDTVLLSVEQGGGIACHTGRQSCFYLRLEDQAWQPADPVLKDAAEIYGGAP; encoded by the coding sequence GTGACGCCCGCCTGGCTGGATCAGGTGCGCTGGAACAGTGACGGCCTGGTGCCCGCCATCGCCCAGGACGCCGTCAGCGGCCGGGTCTTGATGCTGGCCTGGATGAACCGCGAGGCGCTGGCGGAGACCGCCGCCAGCGGCCGCGCGGTGTACTGGTCCCGCTCCCGCGGCCGGCTGTGGCGCAAGGGGGAGCGTTCCGGTCACGTGCAAACCGTGCGTGAGCTGCGGCTCGATTGTGACGGCGACACCGTGTTGCTGAGCGTTGAACAAGGGGGTGGCATCGCCTGCCACACCGGCCGCCAGAGCTGTTTTTATTTGCGCCTGGAAGATCAGGCCTGGCAGCCGGCGGACCCGGTGCTCAAAGACGCGGCTGAAATATACGGAGGCGCACCGTGA